DNA sequence from the Pedobacter sp. W3I1 genome:
CGGTGCTGGTAAGGATTCTGCATCTTTTAAATCCTGAATAATCTGTGCATAAACTGCCGCCTCGGGCGCGTTGGATACATATAAATCTTCGGGCGCTAATGAAGTATTTTCGTGCAATACAATGGGTACATCGCCAAACCAGCGTACCAGATTGAAATAATGTAGTGCCCTTAAAAACTTCGATTCGTTAATTAACCGTTTTCTAATGGCCGAACCGATATTGGCATCATCTATTAAAGCGATTTTATCGATGGCAATGTTCGAGGCATTAATGGCATCATAACTTTGTTTCCATAACTGCTCCATCCTATCGTTTGATGAATCGTGGGTTAGGCCCGATATGGCCCTAACATGTGCATTTCTGGCTCTTGGCCCTGCCTCATAATCGTCGGTAGCCATTTCTACGCCGATCTGCATCAAACTGTTGTAAAGCGACTGACCACTTTCGTAAAGTTTGCGGTAATTGGCCGTAACGGCAGAAACCGCCTGACCTTCATTTTGATAGAACTGTGCAGTAACGAGCACAGCATCTGGATCTTCTTCTAACTTAGAGCAGGCCGAAAATGCTATAGCTAAAATAGACAGGTATAATAAGTTTATCTTTTTCATTGAAATATCGATTGATTAAAATGTTAACCTTAAACCAGCCCTAACCGATCTGGCGATGGGATAAATCCCGACATCAGTTCCTGGCGACACATTACTTCCTGAGGTAATTTCAGGATCGAAGCCTGAGTAATTTGTCCAGGTAAGGAGGTTTTGCCCGGCTACATAAAAATATACATTGGATAACTTTGCCTTAGCAGAAATCTTTTTCGGCAAGGTATAGCCCAGCGAAACATCTTTTAACCTTAAGAAGGAACCACTTTCGATAAAGCGATCGGAAAATACAGGTGCTGGATCTAACTTGGCTCTTGGAATGGTCTGACTTGGATTGTTTGGTGTCCATCGGTTTAAAGCGGTAGCCGAGGCGTTTTGTTGCCCGGTAAACAGCTCCAGGGTTTGCATATTCGAGTTCAAAATGCTGTTACCATAAGAACCTTGTACAAATATTAACAGATCGAAACCTTTATACTCGAAATTATTGGTTAGACCAAAAATAAAATCGGGCTGTGCATTGCCAATAATGGCCTTATCTGCAGCTGTGGTAAACTGGCCATCGCCATTAATGTCTTTATATAATCTATCGCCAGGTTTTGGCACAGCGCTACCGGTATATTTACCTTTAGTTGCTTCTTCTCCAGTTTGCAGGATTCCATCGGTTACATTGCCATAAAAGCTACCCAATGGTTCACCAACTTTTACTATATAGTTTCCGCTGATGTAAGATTGTGCGCCATTACCAATACTCAACACTTCATTCCGGTTAACAGAAAAGTTTAAATTGGTATTCCAGATCAATGCTCCGGTAAGGTTGCGGGTATTCAGGCCAATTTCGAAACCTTTATTTAATACAGATCCATAATTCTGGAGCGATGTACCGTAACCTGTTGTCCACGGAATCTCTACATTTAACAATAAATCTTTGGTTTTCTTGTAGTATCCGTCTAAGGTTAACTGAATCCTGTTGTTAAAAAATCCTATATCTAAGCCTGCATCGTACTGATGGGTGGTTTCCCATCCCAGTCTATCATTCGCAATGCGGTTAGGTGCAAAACCTGTGGCGGTAGTGCCACCAAAAACATAATTGAGACTGTATAAGGTTGCCAAAGACTGGTATTGGCCAATCTCCAGGTTTCCTGTAGTACCGAAACTCGCACGCACTTTAAGTTCGCTGATTGTTTTTTGTAACGATTCGAAAAATTTCTCATTACTGATTTTCCATGAAGCCGCTGCTGAAGGGAAATAGCCCCATTTGTTTCCTTTTCCAAACCGTGATGAACCATCGGCACGGATACTGGAGGTTAGGAAATAACGGTTATCAAAACTGTAATTTACCCTCGCCAGGTAAGAATGTAATACCCATCTCGTGGCATCAGAATAAGGCGCTACCAAAGTTGCGCCGCTTTGCAGGTTGTTAAAGGTTAAATCGTCCGTTACAAACTTCTGTGCACTTGCCCTTGTGGTTTCACTCGAAAATTCCTGTTGCGTAAAACCGATTACGGCATCTAAAGCATGTTTACCGAAAGCTTTATTGTACGAAAGGGTGTTTTCATTTAACCATGAGTAAGAATTGTAAGTGCCTTTTCCGGCCGAACCACCAATGGCACTTCCTTCATAAATGGTTGATGGGATATAATTCTTTTCATTTACACTGTTTACATCAGCGCCAAGCAACACTTTTAAGTTCAGTCCTTCAATAATGGTGTATTCTCCAAAGGCTGTTCCCAAAAATTTATTGGTGGTTGATTTGTTGATCTGTTCTTTTAATGAAGCAATTGGATTGGCAAATATATTTTCGAAAGGATTACGAAGGGTGTAAGCGCCCGAAGCATCGTAAATGGAAGCAGTAGCAGGCATGATTAACAAACCATTGATGATCCCTGAAGGAGATACATTGGCATCGGCCTTGCTTCCGGTAATACTTGCACTTACTTTAAACTTTTCAAAAGGCTGGGCATCTACATTGGCCCTGATACTGATCCTTGAATAATCGGTGTTCTTTAAAATACCATCCTGATCAAAGTAATTCCCCGAGATAAGATACCTCGTTTTTGGATTACCGCCGCTGATGGTGAGTTGATGGTTCTGTGTTGGTGCACGTTCGACTGCCTCGCTTTGCCAATCGGTCCCAACGCCTAACTGATCGATCTGTGCCTGACTTACATACTGAAAGCGGCCTTTGGTCGGATCGGTATCATACAAAGCATCGTTCCTGAGCAAAGCAAAATCGTGTGCATTTAAGAGGTCTAACTTCTTTCTTAACGATTGCGTGCCGTAACTTCCTTCGTAGGTAACTGCACTACGATCTGCTTTTCCTTTTTTGGTGGTGATGATGACCACACCGTTGGCTCCTCTCGAACCATAAATCGCGGTTGCAGAAGCATCTTTCAGGATATCAATGGTTTCAATATCTGAAGGATTAATACTGGCCAATGGGTTGAGCGGCGTACCGCTCAGCGTACCTGCAGAAGCCGAACTGTTGTACAAAGGAAATCCATCTACCACATACAAAGGCTCATTTCCACCTTGTACCGAACTTCCTCCCCTTACACGGATGCTGACGCCACCACCCGGCTGACCAGATGTTTGGGTAACCTGCACACCGGCAGCGGCACCTTTTAACAATTGATCGACCGAACTTAAGGGTTGTTTTAATGCCGATTTAGAAATGGAAGACACGGAACCTGTAATGTCGCTTCTCTTCTGCGTTCCATACCCCACTACCACCACATTATCGAGCTGGTTGGCCGCTTCTTCCAGTTTAATTTCAATCGGACTTCCAGTTGCAATGATTTCGACGGTTTTATAACCGATGTAACTTACGGTCAAGGTGTAAGGAAACTTCTGCCCGGTTACAAACCTAAATTTACCCTCGTTATCTGTTGCTGCAGAGTGGGTTGTTCCATTAATGCGGACCACCACACCTGGGATGGGCTCTTTGGTTTTCGAATCGGTAACTAAACCAGTAAGGGTAGAGTTAATGATCGGTACTGTTTGCGCTTTAACCGCAATTGAAAAAATAAATTGAACGATAATCAACATTCCTAAATAGCACGAGGTGCGCAAGGAACGGACTGATAATCTGAATCGAACAGGCTTTTCCTGCCCGAAAACTGGTAACGAGACTTGCGAAGCCGACCCATAGGGCCACCTGACTTCTTCAAATTTTTGCATACTTTTGTTTAGGGTTAAGTGGTAAATTGATTCAGGTGCCAACGCCAATTGAAGACCTGTTTCGATAATTTAATCTAGGGGAGATACATTTGTGTTTCCCCGATTCTTATATAGTTTGTAAAATTTTTATTTGCTGCCCTCCTCTTGTTTAATTGCTTTGTTATTTGTCGCTTACGCACCTAAAACCCAGGTGTTCCATGCCACTGTCTTCTGATGTTTTCATTCTTCTTGCTACGCGATAACCAGAACAATAACTATCGTTGCAGAGAAAAGATCCTCCTCTAACGGTATGTTTAATGGCATAAGGTTCATCAGGATCGTGAGATTTAGCCGGTCCCTGCGGATTGGTGATTCCCTGTGGTTTATTTACGCTTGCATAATATCGGTTATCATAAAAATCTGAGCACCACTCCCAAACATTTCCGGCCATATCATAAAGACCATAGGCATTCGGAGCGAAAGATTTAACAGGTGCTGAGTAATAGAATTTATCTTTCAGTACGTTTTTATAAGGAAAATCGCCTTCCCAAATATTCGCTTTTGCCTTGCTAATATTTACAGATTCGTTTCCCCACGGGTAAATATTATCTTTCAATCCACCTCGGGCTGCCCACTCCCATTCGGCTTCAGTTGGCAATCTTTTTCCAGCCCATTTGCAATAAGCAAGGGCATCGAAATAAGAAACATGTACTACCGGAAAATTGTCTTTTCCTAGAATGTTACTTTTTGGTCCGCGAGGATGTTTCCAATCGGCGCCCTTGCTCCAGGCCCACCATTGTGCATAATTATTAATATCTACAGGACCTTTTGCAGGTACAAAAACCAATGAAGCGGCAACCAGTACATTGGCAGCTGGCTTAGGTGTTCCGGGAGGTAATTGCTTTTTAAGTATGTTCCAATCTGGCTTTTGCTCTGCTGTGGTAACATAACCTGTAGCCTTAACAAACTGCTTAAATTGTGTATTGGTTACTTCTGTAACATCAATATAAAAGCCTTTAACACTTACTTTATGTTTCGGAAATTCGTCGGCCGATGCCTGTGCATTGTCGCCACCCATGCGGTAAGTTCCTCCATTTATCCATACCATACCTTTACGCTCTTTAATTGATGAAGTTTTGCCTGTAGCATCTACCAATTTGGGCAAAGTACCGATGATACCAAAACGGTTAGGTAATTTAGCTGCACAACAAACTGCAACACTTGGGTAAATTGTTTTTTTTGGGTGGGTATCTTTTGCAGTCGAAGTTGGATCTGGCACTAAAAAGCCTGACAAAGCAATGATTACAAGGGATCTCCTGTAAAATAAGGCAAGGTTCATAATAAGGATGTATTTTGATATCTGACTAGTTAGGTCAAAGCATTATTGTTGAGCGCCTGGGCATTTAGAAAGCCACGGTTATATGATAAGTTTATGCGCAACAACAACACATTCGCATTGTTTGGTGATGTTTCGGACAGTGGATAGCGTAGGTAGAAAATGAAAGAAAGTAAAATTTATTCATATCGTTATTTGCAGGTGGCAGGCAAATATAATATTTAATTCTATAAATCCTATAGAATTTATAGATTAATAGGTTTTATTTATCCTACTCTGTTCTGATAAGGATTTAACGCATAAAATTTCATTAAAAATATTTCTAAAAAAAAATGTCGAAGGCACGATATGCATCCCGACAATCCAATAGAAACTAAAATAGCTATGCTTATCTATTTACCTACTTCCAGAATTTTAAAGCTTCCGGGAATACGATGTGGGCGTTGGCTGGCATCTTTACTTTTTTCGAAAGCTGCCGTTGGCAGAAAAAGATGATGACTAGCTAAATCAATAGCAATGGTTCTTGCTCCAGTTTCTGTTTTTACGGTTTCCTGTACAACAAATTTATTGGCCGAAACTTCTTTCACTACTGTAATGCTGCCTTCTCCATTGGCGCTGTAAGCTAATTTAGTTGCAGGATCGAAAACTACACCGTCACAATTATCGCCAATCGGTAACGAGGTAATCTGTTTGCCTGTTTTGGCATCCAGAATAAGCATCACTTTGTTTGCACAAACCGTAAACAGTCTTGATGTTACACGATCGATAGCTAAGCCAGACGGCTCTTCTCCGCCTTTTAACTTATACCTTGATAAAACTTTATAGGTACTCATATCAAAACAAACAATTTCTCCGGTATCTTCGATATTTACATATACCTTCCCTTTCCCGTCTGGCACGCCTGCTTCGGGTTTGCCTCCTAATGCAATCGTTGCGATAACCTGATCAGTTTGTGGATCGATAATACTGGCATCGCTACTTTTGCCGTTGAATACGATTACTTTTTTGCTATAATCATCAAAGAAAGTAGCATCAGGATTTTGTCCAACCTTAATTTGTGCCGACACAATGAAGTTGTTCAAGTCGAAAACGGCACAAGTACCTGCTTTGCCATTGGTGGTGTAACCTTTCCCAAACAGACCTGCAATTGCAATTCCATGTACACCAAGTGTATTGTGAATCACGCCTACCGAATCGCCACTGTTCTTATTTAATATATTTACCTGATTGCCATGAGAAACAAAAAGATTGTTGTGCAGCTGATCGATACTTACATAATCCCAACCCCCATCGCTTTGTATTTTATGGATAGCCAATACATGCAGGCCACTTTTCTGTTGGGCATTCGCAGCAATTGACATTGCAAAAAGAACCACAATGCTTAATAATTTCCTTTTCATTTTTTTAGTTTTAATATTCTTAGGGTATGGATTTAAAATCTGTTACGCTTGAACTGGATCTCCTGCAGGTTTGGCTGATTGGTAGAATCGCCTGATCAGGCTTGGTAAAGCAATGAGCAATAGTGGTAGGGCGGCTATAAAACCACCAATTACAGCGATGGCCAATGGTTGATGCAGCTGTGCACCGGCACCGATCCCTAAAGCCAGAGGCATTAAGGCGATAATTGCCCCAAGTGCAGTCATTAATTTTGGCCGCAACCGGGTAGAAATGGCAAAGGTTATGGCATCATCAACACTTTGTTTAGCAAGAGATTCTTTAAACTGTAAAAAGGTAAATATTGCATTCTCGCCGATAATGCCCACAATCATAATTAACCCGGTATAACTACCTACATTGAGTAGTGTATGGGTTAAAAACAAGGCTAAATAACTTCCGGAAATACCCAACACCGAGATCAATAAAATGAGAAAAGCAATTTTAAAATCTTTAAATAGAAATAAGATTACACTAAACACCAACAAACTCGATGCGATAAGGATAGTGAGCAGTTCGGAGAACGATTGTTGCTGCTCTTTATATGCACCGCCATATTCGATATGATAACCCGGAGGCAGGTTTACATTGGTATTTATGGCTTTCTGAAGATCTTTCATTACACTACCAAGATCGCGGTTATCGAGCCTTGCGGTAACTACCCCAATGGTTTGCAGGTTTTCTCTTGCTACTTCGGCAATTCCGGCTTTAAGATCAACCCTGGCCATTTGCTGAATGGGTACAGTTGTTCCATTGGGTAAGAAAATTTTAAGCTTGTTGATGTCGGCCACGCTAAAAGTTCTGCTTCCGGGATAAACCATCCGAATAGGAGAAAGCTGTTGTTTATCGTATAAATCGCCAATTAAAGTTCCCTGCATTGCGGTTTGAAGCTGCGATTGAAAAGATACCGGACTAACACCATATTGCGCCAGCATATTAAAATTGGGTTGGATATTTACCGTTGGACCGGAGATTACAATGCCGTCAAACACATCGGCTGTACCATTTACATGCGAAACCAGATCGGCTACCTTTTTAGATAAACCCTGCAATTTTTCCTGGTCGTTACCAAAAATTTTCACCTCGATGGGTTGTGTAGAACTCATTAAATCGCCTAACATGTCGCCGATTACCTGTCCGAAATCAATTACTAAAGCAGGTTGTGTATTTTCGATATACGTGCGGATCTCCGAGATCACCTCATCTGTGCTTTTTGTCCTGTTGTGTTTCAGCTGGATGAGGTAATCGCCAGTATTGGGTTCGGTAATAAAAAAGCCCATCTGCGTTCCGGTTCTTCGCGAATACGCCTGAACATCTGGAATTTTAACAATTTCCTTTTCTACTTGTTTAAGCATCCTGTCGGTTTCTTCGAGCGAAGTGCCTGGAGGCGAAGCATAATCCAGTACAATACTTCCTTCGTCCATTTCGGGGAGAAACCCGGTTTCTAAACGTGGGAAAACAAGCACAATCGATAGGATGAGCCCCAGCATAAATATGATCGAGATATAAGGTCTTTGTATAAAATAACGCACCCAGTTTTGCGATTTAACTTCGTGTACCACTACTTTTTTGCCCGATGATGCATGACTGCCCCCTTTTCGGGTAAGCAAAAGATAAATCACAGGTAAACCAATCCAGGTAACAAAGAAGGAACAGATCAGGGTAATGATCATGGTATTGGTCATCACCTGAAAATAAGAGCCTGCAACACCCGTCATCAGTACAAAGGGAATAAATATCACAATGGTACTGATAGAAGAACCTAGCATGGCTGGGAAAAGATAACTCACCGCCTTACTTACTAACCTCATGGTAAGCTCTTCGGGATGTTCTTCATGTGTGCGATGAATCTGCTCTACGACCACTATAGCATCATCTATAATTAAACCTATGGCAGCTGCAATGGCACCAAGTGTCATGATATTGAGCGAATAGCCAATAAAATAAAGCACGATTACCGTTAAACAAAGTGTAACCGGAATGGTAATTAAAATGGTGGCGCTTGACTTTATCGATCTGAGAAAAATAATGGCCACCAAAATGGCCAATGCCAAACCAATTAATAAACTATCGCGTACACTTTTTACCGATTCGTTTACAAAATCGGCTTGCACATAATAAGGTTTAATGCTTACGCCTGCCGGCAGAA
Encoded proteins:
- a CDS encoding efflux RND transporter permease subunit produces the protein MNKFFISHKNPILAVLLIILMGGVYAFSQLKTGLFPEITFPKIKIIADAELQPVDKMVVTVTRPLENAVKQVPDLQLVRSTTSRGSCELSAFMNPGADIDLSQQRIESQIAKISASLPAGVNISVEKMNPSILPVSGYSLESHNYSSAELKKIATYTVKPFLSQVDGVSEIRVIGGKSKEYWLELDAQKMQALGIGPDQISNALSQTNFIKSNGYLADHNYLYLSVTDATVKNKSDLENLVLSRKGNRIIKVMDVAKVNIQQSVEYTRINANGKDGILIAVIKQPNANLVDLSNQMFTKVEQLKHILPAGVSIKPYYVQADFVNESVKSVRDSLLIGLALAILVAIIFLRSIKSSATILITIPVTLCLTVIVLYFIGYSLNIMTLGAIAAAIGLIIDDAIVVVEQIHRTHEEHPEELTMRLVSKAVSYLFPAMLGSSISTIVIFIPFVLMTGVAGSYFQVMTNTMIITLICSFFVTWIGLPVIYLLLTRKGGSHASSGKKVVVHEVKSQNWVRYFIQRPYISIIFMLGLILSIVLVFPRLETGFLPEMDEGSIVLDYASPPGTSLEETDRMLKQVEKEIVKIPDVQAYSRRTGTQMGFFITEPNTGDYLIQLKHNRTKSTDEVISEIRTYIENTQPALVIDFGQVIGDMLGDLMSSTQPIEVKIFGNDQEKLQGLSKKVADLVSHVNGTADVFDGIVISGPTVNIQPNFNMLAQYGVSPVSFQSQLQTAMQGTLIGDLYDKQQLSPIRMVYPGSRTFSVADINKLKIFLPNGTTVPIQQMARVDLKAGIAEVARENLQTIGVVTARLDNRDLGSVMKDLQKAINTNVNLPPGYHIEYGGAYKEQQQSFSELLTILIASSLLVFSVILFLFKDFKIAFLILLISVLGISGSYLALFLTHTLLNVGSYTGLIMIVGIIGENAIFTFLQFKESLAKQSVDDAITFAISTRLRPKLMTALGAIIALMPLALGIGAGAQLHQPLAIAVIGGFIAALPLLLIALPSLIRRFYQSAKPAGDPVQA
- a CDS encoding formylglycine-generating enzyme family protein, with protein sequence MNLALFYRRSLVIIALSGFLVPDPTSTAKDTHPKKTIYPSVAVCCAAKLPNRFGIIGTLPKLVDATGKTSSIKERKGMVWINGGTYRMGGDNAQASADEFPKHKVSVKGFYIDVTEVTNTQFKQFVKATGYVTTAEQKPDWNILKKQLPPGTPKPAANVLVAASLVFVPAKGPVDINNYAQWWAWSKGADWKHPRGPKSNILGKDNFPVVHVSYFDALAYCKWAGKRLPTEAEWEWAARGGLKDNIYPWGNESVNISKAKANIWEGDFPYKNVLKDKFYYSAPVKSFAPNAYGLYDMAGNVWEWCSDFYDNRYYASVNKPQGITNPQGPAKSHDPDEPYAIKHTVRGGSFLCNDSYCSGYRVARRMKTSEDSGMEHLGFRCVSDK
- a CDS encoding YncE family protein, yielding MKRKLLSIVVLFAMSIAANAQQKSGLHVLAIHKIQSDGGWDYVSIDQLHNNLFVSHGNQVNILNKNSGDSVGVIHNTLGVHGIAIAGLFGKGYTTNGKAGTCAVFDLNNFIVSAQIKVGQNPDATFFDDYSKKVIVFNGKSSDASIIDPQTDQVIATIALGGKPEAGVPDGKGKVYVNIEDTGEIVCFDMSTYKVLSRYKLKGGEEPSGLAIDRVTSRLFTVCANKVMLILDAKTGKQITSLPIGDNCDGVVFDPATKLAYSANGEGSITVVKEVSANKFVVQETVKTETGARTIAIDLASHHLFLPTAAFEKSKDASQRPHRIPGSFKILEVGK
- a CDS encoding TonB-dependent receptor, which gives rise to MQKFEEVRWPYGSASQVSLPVFGQEKPVRFRLSVRSLRTSCYLGMLIIVQFIFSIAVKAQTVPIINSTLTGLVTDSKTKEPIPGVVVRINGTTHSAATDNEGKFRFVTGQKFPYTLTVSYIGYKTVEIIATGSPIEIKLEEAANQLDNVVVVGYGTQKRSDITGSVSSISKSALKQPLSSVDQLLKGAAAGVQVTQTSGQPGGGVSIRVRGGSSVQGGNEPLYVVDGFPLYNSSASAGTLSGTPLNPLASINPSDIETIDILKDASATAIYGSRGANGVVIITTKKGKADRSAVTYEGSYGTQSLRKKLDLLNAHDFALLRNDALYDTDPTKGRFQYVSQAQIDQLGVGTDWQSEAVERAPTQNHQLTISGGNPKTRYLISGNYFDQDGILKNTDYSRISIRANVDAQPFEKFKVSASITGSKADANVSPSGIINGLLIMPATASIYDASGAYTLRNPFENIFANPIASLKEQINKSTTNKFLGTAFGEYTIIEGLNLKVLLGADVNSVNEKNYIPSTIYEGSAIGGSAGKGTYNSYSWLNENTLSYNKAFGKHALDAVIGFTQQEFSSETTRASAQKFVTDDLTFNNLQSGATLVAPYSDATRWVLHSYLARVNYSFDNRYFLTSSIRADGSSRFGKGNKWGYFPSAAASWKISNEKFFESLQKTISELKVRASFGTTGNLEIGQYQSLATLYSLNYVFGGTTATGFAPNRIANDRLGWETTHQYDAGLDIGFFNNRIQLTLDGYYKKTKDLLLNVEIPWTTGYGTSLQNYGSVLNKGFEIGLNTRNLTGALIWNTNLNFSVNRNEVLSIGNGAQSYISGNYIVKVGEPLGSFYGNVTDGILQTGEEATKGKYTGSAVPKPGDRLYKDINGDGQFTTAADKAIIGNAQPDFIFGLTNNFEYKGFDLLIFVQGSYGNSILNSNMQTLELFTGQQNASATALNRWTPNNPSQTIPRAKLDPAPVFSDRFIESGSFLRLKDVSLGYTLPKKISAKAKLSNVYFYVAGQNLLTWTNYSGFDPEITSGSNVSPGTDVGIYPIARSVRAGLRLTF